The Onychostoma macrolepis isolate SWU-2019 chromosome 18, ASM1243209v1, whole genome shotgun sequence genome includes the window CGAATGACATTGGGAGTCAGTATAATGTACCCAGGGCTTCCCTGACCACTTCTCCGATACCAGTAGTAATGGTTTGACCTCGTGTCAGGCTCTCTTGTCCTTATACCAGGCCTGTCGGGGCTTTATTCCTGCCCAGCACCTGGTGTCCACGGACATGACAGGCGTCTGACTGCAGGATCTGACTGACATGTGTTTCTCcctgacaaacaaacacagctgtgAGAGGAGCACGAGTCTTCAGGCGTTCACAAGTTCACAATTAACTGCACTCCTCACAGGCTGTCTCAAGAATCAGACACGActgcaccacacacacacacacacacacacacacacacagtgactaCGTTTGATTCAGGTCATTTATCTTCTGAGGTTTCAGGCAAAATCAGTAGTTCTGGTTGATGGACTGTGGATTTTAGCGAGTAAATGTGTCGAAAAGGCCTGTTTTTTTGAAGGTGGGTAAATCAAGGAGTTGAAGCCTTATTCTACCACTGTTCCTTGCAGAGTATTGCTCATTATTATACGGCTTTGGCTGTGCTCTGGACCTTCCTCACAGTACCGGCCAGTCGATAAATCTCAGCCTCTCTTACAGAGCTGACAAACGTAAACTCTGCTCAGCCTTTCACCTCCTTAGAGATACACAGATTCACCAAGAAATGATGAAGGGACAATGATGTAATCAAAAGGACACTATTCAACAGCTGACCATGACACTGGAGTTAAAACGACCgtgtcatttatttaaagtaatggTCTAATGAAAAATCATGGTTTTGTTCGGTTTGTCTATAGAAGCAAATACCTTTTTCAACATTGAACAAAATTAAAGATTATTATGTTTAAAGTTCCCTTGACACCAGAGTATTCATGTGCAGAACATATACTGTACTAGCTTTACTTACtgcagagtttttttttaaatgataacatCTAAATTTACtggttttattcaaatataaaatattatttaacatgacTGCTTCCACATTGATTTTTATGTGTAAAAAAAGttagaaataattatttaagaTGACACTTTTTACAGAGTAgtacataacataaaatattatattttccaAAGACATCtcaatgaatattaaaattaaacactgacttagaaagttttttttgtttttggttttatatTAATGAAAATTGATTGAAAATTGGTGTATGgtgaaattatgttttaaaaagccaaatgcctaaagaaaatatattattaatttttactttgtatgattttttttgtcttatgggaaataaaatgtttttattaatattaaataaaaatttaaggTTTGAATGAAACTATAAAtagtaatactaatactaaaCGAATAAATTTGGCTGTAACaagagtatttttatttattttttttaatttggtccAAAGTATAATTATTTCAGTGCATAGGAAATTTTCACAGAATTGGAACACATCAAGTTCTGCACATGTCCCACtgcttgtttatatttttattaaatatttgagctaatttaattatgttttcaGCTATTCAGCATTAAGAGTGTAGTTCTTTCAGCTCATTTGAACACATTTTTACCATACCACGAAATCCATTTCTCAGAATTCCACAGATGTTTGGCCCAGAAAATACAATATGATTTGGTCTGGGCCAGCTTATATTAATTAGTTAGctctttttaatttatgaaaGCAGCAGGTACCGTCCACCCTGTCTCCTCACGGTCAAGAAATAAGCATTAGGCATAAGCAcaaatctgctttaatatcATAATGACATCATGTTCCTAAATCAGTTTCCATCTTCTCAAGACAATGTGAGACAGACGGACTGGATGTGGATAATCTGACAGAAGAATCTGCCTCAACAAAAACAGCGGTTGCCCTTTAAAAAGGACATTCTACATTTAAACTCAAATAGGTCAGATATAGATCAGGAGCTGGGGCTTCGTCTCAGACTGTATAGGTTGCTTTCAGGGGAATAAAAAAAGTGATCCAGTCCTCAAAGAGTCGAGGAGGACCTGAGGGAGATCATGCCATGCTGCATTAACATGAAGGCCGTCAGTCCCCGGGCAGAggacttctctctctctctctgcttgcTGCCACCTTCCTTCATTTCTTGATTGAATTAAGTAGATATAGACATAATGATGAATTTATTCCACTGAAAATCTGCTTGGGGATCAATGACATCAATAGAACTGGACTACACATTAAACACATGCACTTATAAACAGAGCTGTGCATATTGTGTTTCAGAAACCCAAtatgatttgatttttatttcaaatttattttaaaagacaacCAACCGATAGGTGCAATAGTGAACGTCAACACTACGGACTATGACACtggttaaaatatttgttaCGAAATCTATTGCTAATAAAGCAAGCATTCAATCTCTTCACTGTAAAAGACTGAATtattaatgtgcaaaaaaaactctttttaaaaaatatgcatttgcATCAAATTAACTGAATGCATAAGTATCAAAACAAGTGCGTGTTGCAAATAAAAAAGTTGCTCTGTGTCTAAGTTGAGCATCAATAAATTTATACCACAATTATAGTATAAATCTATTAGAACACCAACATACTGGTATGCAGCAGTGTTTGCAAATATAATGACACATGTATATGGTTTCATACATAATTGAGTGTCTCTACACAGCCCAGTTAGATGGCtcaaagtgtattttaaaaGGTACAATTtcatattatgtaaaataaatatgatttaatataacaagcataaatacattttttataatttaaaatggttcttctttttaaattttatttttaaaaatgtattttaaattgttgtttttaaattaaacgattaattaattttaatataagtttatattatatttttattgcatttatattcattcattatttttttcataatcatAAAACATCaatttcataacattatttttgctATTATAACTCCTGTGTAAATGGATTTATTCCACCTGCTCTATGTGCAGAATTTAACAGTatgcataaacaaacatttttgtgcCATATATGCTGCTTTAGGTGCAGCTTCTGTGCCTCCTTTGCAGTCTAAATACTACATACAGTAAGGTTGTGCATCGATATCGGGAGACTATACGACTGGAGCAATGCAGACACCAACATATATAACCTACTGATTGCATTTAACCTTACTATGACTCATACGTCCTGCCTCTTGTTTCAACTAACCAAGATCCGAAAATTAGACACCTCACACGAGACTATTCTTTTAATGCTGCTAAATGGATGGCAGTTTGACGTTTTACACAAAAAGTCCACTCCTGCTGCTAATTTCTGACACATGACTGGAGCTGTGGGTGCAGCTAGAATGCATGGATGATGTATTTCTTCAATGCCTTTACCGCATTGTTGACCATTATTCCCATCACCGTTTACACCCAGCGCTGTTTATTCTCGTCGGTTTACATATCTGCTGTTCATGccacatattaaatattttcttccATTCAGGCCTGTCACTTTACATTGGCACTTATTGGGCTTACAAGCAACTTTCCTCAATGTGGTCCAATGGGCAGTGTGTTGGAAAATGCAGCAGCCGCGTGCGGATAGAAATATCAGGCCTGGCTTTCTTAAACACAAAACAAGCGGTTGACATTTACAACAAGCACAATATCGCTGAAGACACGGCCCAGAAATGACTGCAGTGTGTGGCCAGCACAGGCCGGTGTTCGCTGCATTCACCGTACAGGCATCAACGGACATTATAACAGCGTACGTGAATCACTGTTCTCCAGTACGGACCTCAATGCGATTCACTGCGTCCTTACCTGCACACCCACTCCTAAGGATGAATGATTATGGCACAGATCGGCGCGGTAAAATGCTTCTCATGCGATGTATGAATAATCCCGGATGGATTGAGCGCTGTCTCTTTTCTCTGGCATACTTCAGTCAGGTGCGCGATGAGAAGAAGGGGATGCGTGGCGCAAAACGACACTCGGTACATTCGATGACACCGGTCAGTGCGCGGCTTCTTCAAGGGTGATATCACTCGcatcacattaaaaatgtgtctGAGGCCAGATTTGCTTGCTCGGTCAGATCGCCGGTGTGCTCGGATATCCCGTGCACCggatactctctctctctctctctctctcccctgcGCTCTCAATAACGCGGAGGATACAGCAGCAGTGTGATGGGGGAgccacgcacacacacgcacgcacgcacgcgcacacacacaggtaCAGCCTAAGTGACTAGATTAAAAccctgacaaaaaaaaaaaaaaaaaaactatttatgaTAGGCTATAAACTAGTCTAAACTGGTACTTTACTGAGTTAGTCTCACAGCCCTCTGTGCACACACACCcgcacacacacccacacacacacacagcggcgtcatgcccattcaaagtgagggggcacgtgccccctcagatttttgagccaagtggattttgaatgcagcttccaaaagacaaaaaatatcctattcatattttctatatttaatacaatcgCACCGGCGTGATTAAAACGTTCAGTgcgtcatatcatcagctgctaaattcaaatctgcgttcgctggCTGGCGCTGACGTGTTTTAcagcactgcgcattataaccaatcacacacgattctgttgagcttatgaatgcaatgaccaatcagaggcgttcaaatgagtcatcgctaaaatgccTGTGTTTTCTTCTctcgctcgctgactgaatacctctttctggcgaattctctctTTAGAAACAAtaaagtgcaaatgtgtgtacgaatatgtaagtaagatattcatttcatagtgtaaacagcttcagtgattttaatgggagtttttgagagtgcttgaactctagactgtcagtgaaaatgttctttgatcatgtaaatgttctttgctctctttctgtacaatgaaagtgttatgattagtagcctaacttaaaatgtttttattcacattaactttcaatgttaaattcacattaaatataaagtcagtcgtattaaaatatgttatggcatgacacccatagcctatttaatagattacattattaggttactttgaccatcgcccACTAGATCAACtaatataatctataaaggtgcgaatcaagatatttcatgatatagttaatgcatttgggaatgtttcgaataaaaaggaaaaagtgctgttgtggctgctgtgtgtcacatgatgaCCCccaaaataaacttattttatttcagctagttgccagaACAagatttctaattttcattaattttaagaTAACCAAAATCGCAACTGataaaaaacttaaactgaaaaactttagtctatagacatatttaaaaataaaaacaataaattaaccaaaataaaatatactaggcctatatttatgtcacgaatctggttcGTGGTCTTCCGTCCACTCGCTAACCCTTCCTTCATATTGACTCTTACACCACACAGACATgtcactccggactacagttcccatcatccattgcactgattacacatacTCAGCTGAATGCACTGAACACACAGCTGTCAACAATCACAGGCTCAACTGAGAGCCATTGCACACACTACATAACACCCACTCAGATCCTGTTCAGATCGTTGAGTATTGTCTGTGTttagcactctcctagtgttagctacTTACCAAGCCTTtccatgtttgttttgtgtttagtctcctgtattgttctgtgtgtatcactctcctagtgatagctgTCTTACAGAGTCTTGTTCTAGTTTAGTCTAGTCTTTTCGGATTGCCTTGTTTCCTGCTTCCTGCTTGTGTACCTTGGATTCACCCTTGTCTCGCCGCTCGGACTCTGTCTGTACCTCGTTTGGACTATTGCTCATGTTTCTGGATTACTCTTCTTGTTAAGCCCTCTGGATTCTGTTTTGCccgtgccatacctgtttgctagTGTTTCGATGCTGCCTGTGTTTGTTGACCACGTCTATCAataaaaagcttgcacatggatccgcacgcctcacgCTTCTGTCACTGTTACAGttcatatactttatttaaatactttatatataaaatataataaatgaataaaatatactaGGCCTATATTTCTATACttcatatgtaaaatatatcaaattataGCCtatttaatgttacatttaaataacaaaatttagTAAAAGTATTATCGAAAGTATTATCAAGTAGGCTAAATTTGCTTTAATGTGTTAAAAAGCTTAAAAGCATGACAAgagattattataataatagaataaaataatagaaacattttaaattttcatgTGACATTATTACATATGAgcacttaagtgtgttaagaaaaaTAGTCATGTATACATGTTTAAGCATTTTTAAGTTCatttaagtggccttttatttcattaatataacATATGcaagaacatttatttagtaATCGACACAGTTAAGAGCACATCTTTTTCACAAGGTACAGCCATCTTGACTCTGTTATATCACCTGCATTATCATGGGGGTAAACATCAAGACTTTTGTATAatttggtatattaacattgaATTAGTTATGAAATATACACTTTAATAAAAACCTAAACATGATTTAACAGTATATTATTTTGAAggaggttttatttttaaccgTGAGTCCATAGCAGGTGCATGCCAAAGATGTTCATTGTAATTCACTTACTCACACCTTGGTTGACAAGTAGACAACACACAGAATCATGGTAACCTATGGTAATAAATTATGGTTTCAAAATGAACTATTACAAGTGAGAAAAGTCTAAAACCAACTGCATTTAATGACTGATAATAGCCTAAATAACCCATGATATTCTAAAAGGTAGTTAAAATACTAGTGAGcagttttgaatttatttaggaGTCGTTTCACCTTTAAAAGAGTTTTAGGAGGAGTTAAAGGCGTGTTACATTCGCCCACCGACAAGCTCCGCCCTTGACCTGAGCATTCTTGCTGTGATTGGTTAGCGCTAGTCATAAGCATTCAGCGATTGGACAGTTGAGAAGTCAGTCATGTAGCCGTAGCAACAACAGCAAACAGAGATCAGATCAAAAGGCGGGGCTTGTCACAATACTACGCACGCTCCCTAGTTTCCTGAAGGAGGCGTTACATACATGATAGCAGTGACATAAACGTTGAAGATCAAGATTGCAGCAAAACACACTGCTAGTGACAGAGCGCGGGGTTTCAGTAAAATCTCTCTTTGCACGTGGAATTGACCGAGTGCATTTCTACTCAGGATGACTGATGCTGTAAAAAATGTGGCAATATTCGGCAGCACGGGGATGACGGGGTTAGCGACCTTACCTATCGCAGTGGCCGCAGGTACACTTACACAGTGACACTTGggatatactgtacatgttatataaaatgtttttttcttctcctaTGCGCTTAAGGATATTTAAATGCAGCGCTTGTGTTTGACCTTGCAAAGGTGTgactttgattaaaaatagaaaCTTGTGTGGAAAGTTGGGGTCGTTCAAATTTACTAAATGCATGCAGGATTAACAGTTGCATAGTTGTTGATTAATAACACGGCAGATGTTGTTAAACTTTGTTTAAAAgtctttgttatttttgttttatttgttttgttcctTCTCTTATGCATTGTGATCACGAGATGTTTGCGAAACTTCTTAGTCATGCATAATAACTAACCTGCTGAGTCATAGTATGCGTGTTAAAGATAAGCATAAACTGACAGTTTTTATCTGAACATTGCAGAGGTCTTGATCAGCTTGCCTCCACTTCAGTTGGattcattgtcatttttgttgaGAGTAAATAACTATGCATGAATATATAAAGGTGGGCGattaacataaatataatacaaagtagTGCTcagtttttgtttctttttaaataaattgtcagtaatcaaatattgtacttttataaaatgattgTCTCATTTTCGTATGAGctgtttcaaaattattttggcTGCACTTTGCTTTATTGTGATATCTTATGGTCACCTTGACCAAACAGGCACGGCATCTTGCATGACCTTTCATTTCAAGCAGTATTACCAAGTCTTCTCACTTAGATGTTTGGCTGTTCCAGGTTACAATGTGACTGTGCTGGTGAGAGACGCTGCAAGGCTTCCTCCAGACCACAAGGCCTCCAGAGTGGTGGTGGGAGACGTTCTGAACAAAGACGATGTGAAGAAGACCCTGGAGGGTCAAGATGCGGTCATCATCATTCTGGGGACAAGAACTGATCTCAGTGAGTCTACATAAACTCAAAGCACGTTTTTggttatatgtgaccctggacgacaaaaccagtcttaagtgtcaatttttcgaaaaagctgaatgaataagatttccattgatgtatagtttgttaggatcggacaatatttggctgagatgcagctatttgaaaatctggaatctgagggtgcaaaaaaatctaaatattgagaaaaacgcctttaaagttgtacaaatgaagttcttagcaatgcatattactaatcaaaaattaagttttgatacatttacggtaagaaatttacaaaatatcttcatggaacatgatctttacttaatatcctaatgatttttggcataaaagaaaaatcgataattttgacccatacactgtatttttggctattgctacaaatataccccagcgacttaagactggttttgtggtcacataTATGCATCATTCTTactataaatgaaataattttactcaaaattcaaaataaaatcagcATGAAAAACTGGTTTTACTTCCGTATTGTGGCGTAATTTAGAGTAAAAAAATCCTTTGGGTATTAATTGCATCATGAAATATGATGCTTGGATGGAAGGTTTGAAATAAGTGGTTGAAAATCAAACAAGCTTGGCGTTACTAATAATTGTATCCAAATATTATTCAAGTAAGCGCactttatttacttgttctctGAAATTTTGTCTGCTGGTCCCACAACGATGATGTCCGAGGGAACCCGGAACATTCTGGAGGTCATGAAAGCCCGTGGAATCCGCAAAGTTATTGCGTGCATGTCAGGTATCTATGTCTGAGCCGTATTTCTGCTTCATTAGTGTGCAAGTGCATACTGACATTTGAAGAAACTGCTGTATCTCGCTTTTTTACTTTTCACAGCGTTCCTCCTGTGGGATCGTGCCAAAGTTCCTCCTCGCCTGGTGCCGGTCACTGAAGATCATGACCGAATGTACACTGTCCTGAAGGAGTCGGGATTGGACTATGTAGCTGTCATGCCTCCACATATTGCTGGTAATAATGAGCACTAAAAAAATCGACATCCCTAAAATATGGAtttaattatacagtatttagTCTGTTTCGGTTATTTTTCTACAAGGACCTTTACTGTATGTTTAAGAAAATATGTCATTGTTGTCTTTCTAGGTGACAAACCTCTGACGGAAAAATACACTGTGACTGAGAACATGTTAAAAGGAAGAGTTATCTCCAAATATGACCTGGGCCATTTCTTTGTCAAGTGCCTTTCCATTTCTGAATGGGATGGAAAGACCGTTGGAGTTTGTGGAGAATATAGTTAATCTACTCAGGGGCACTTAGTAATTGTTGATTTAGTCTTCACTGGTCAAAATGACTTTACTTTTGCAGCatccttattttttattttgctactCATGCCATTGTAGAAGTGTCAAATAACTCAAActtttttaaagtgcccctattatggatttttgaaaattacctttcatgcagtgtgtagcacagctctaagtgaatgaaaacatcctgcaaagttttaaatctgaaagtgcaccgtgtgtaaagttattgtctctcaaaagaaagagtcgactctgaatcattcaaaggagtcgtttttaaaacgaatcccaagccgttattgcccgcccacttgttgcgcACGCAGACctggttaaggctagaagggatacgtaTGGagctactgggcatgcgcacatcaatacaGCGTCATTTatgtcacactgtacaacaataattattatttttacattattgtaaggggtgggtttagggttggggtaggtgtagacgttaataaaaacacaatctaataggtagaaaattaatttcatagttcgTTTCCGGTcggagctgtatcccttctagccacaacccgCAGACTtgggaaaacttgattttcgcgttggtctgaatgaaaatgcaaattcattctttgccactagatGCCGCTTTTGGAGAGTTAAAAGCTCACAAACActtctttaaatgaaatcgaccaatcaccgcagattagcgtcatgCAAAGGAGgagtttggaaaaatgaatcgttgagcgaatcgtttgggagtcgttgagcaaataaggtaaaaaataaaagcatattataagaaaatgaaagtgtttttgacctcgcatgcatgtcaacctgttgttggggactcccaaaaccaaaatatgaacctttcataactcataataggggcactttaaaggtACTGATTGCAcatataaagtttttttgtattttttttcataaacacataaactGACCAGCCATAAGTGTATCTATAGTTAATCTTAGAAGTTTTGTTCTTACTGAAAAATGGATTGTAGGAGAACTCGCTGTTTGTTTTGCCTTAAGAATCattgaatgaaaatgtaatgtgcCTAATAATGTAGTCATTTTATgttctgtttttaaataaagatgttAATTTACAAAGTTATTGTTTCTCATTTACGTTGGTAGTATATTATGTGGTGTAAAAGCTATTTTGTACCCGCTTTAACTATCCTCTTTAGATACACAAGAGCTAGCAGGTACTTATGCAACTACAATACCCAGCGTTCATTTCGCGCGTGACGTCAGAACTGATTGAATCACTGGCGGGACAAAAAAAACTCCAGCAAACGATTCCAGTCACCCGACGCCTCAGCAGCGTTATATAATCAACAGAAGTCGAATGAATATAAACCTACAAGAGTTACATCGATTTTGGAGTTCGTTTACATACTTTACAGGTGAGTAAAACATGTCATCCAGAAAGTAACGGTGGGTAGTTAACATGCTAAGCTAGCGCACTGATTTCTGCTCACACAAACTTCTGGATACATTGAATACTTGTTTTTGTGTCgatttaaaagttttacttttgtAACGTTATTCAGTTGCTGTTCCGGAAGGCTGATATTGTAAATATGCCAAGTTCAATTCTAATGAATGACTTTTTATATAAAACTTAATAAGTTGTCGCAATGCATACAGGCCCGTGTCGTCTTCGAAATAAATATacgaaataaaattaaatatgatacATTCCGTCCTACACATCTGGAGTTTGTACAACACCTGCCTTCGTTTCTGTCAGTTATAGTTTAGGTTGTGTATTTagataattatattaaatatgatagGATAAGACGAGTCCCACCTTCTTTTCTCTCTTGATGATAAATGGCACAAAGTCTCATCTCAACTCATTTAATGAATGGCTTTCCTCTTcttaattttgtcatttgatCTGGCTGTGAACATATGTGAGATTCAATCACTCAAACACTTAATTAAGCTCTTTTTGGAAATGTGGAATGTTTTTAGGATTGTGGAATAAAAATCTTTTTGCTaagatgctatttttttttaaactatttaatttaaaacttaatttttggtGTACTTAATGGGGATATTATTGAGTAATTCAATTAGTTGTACATTTCAGACATCTAAACTGTTCATTAAAACCTATAGGCTATTTTGACACATCATCAATTTAAATATgggaaattaaatatttatatattcgcATGTATTAAAGTCACTGAATAAATTTACCTTACagattaatgttttactttttgctTTTCTGTCTTTGAGTATTCTATTATCAAGTctctaaattattaaaacaacttTAATTTGAATAGTTGATTTAGTACTTTACATGAATTGTATGAAAAACCATTTATACATTCTGTAAAGCTTTAGCAAATGGTGCGGTAATATGTCTTCTTTCGCTCTACTGTGTGAAGGGtatgttttgcatttttcataAGAGCAGACTCAAACTCACTGTTGTTTTGCAGTGTGAGAAATGGTGGCCAAGGGACAGAAGCGTAAACTCCACGGGGAGGATGAGGGAGGAGGTTCAGCGTGGGAAAGTCAGCTGCAGTCCGTGTTGGACATCTCCATGGATAAGTTCCACCGCGACCAGGCTCTCGTGGAGCCCTGCTTATTACGGTCGGTTCTGATCAACAACACACTGCGGCAGGTCCAGTCCGAGGTCCGGGCGCAGGTCGAATCGCTGTCCGCTGTAAATATTCCCACAAAATTAAAACCAGAGCCCGATTTTCCACAATTATCTCCTCCAGCGGAGCATAATGCACCTTTGTTCTCAGCGAATGCTGAAAATACGGAGGATGAGTTCATGGCCTGGACTTCAGAGGAGGATTTCTCTCTATCTTCAGCCATTTCTGCCATTCTCAAAGATCTAGACACAGTCATCGACGCCGGTCAAGGGCCTTGTGCATCTCAACGGGCTCCGCTCAGCTCTCTAGAGAATCTAACACA containing:
- the blvrb gene encoding flavin reductase (NADPH) — encoded protein: MTDAVKNVAIFGSTGMTGLATLPIAVAAGYNVTVLVRDAARLPPDHKASRVVVGDVLNKDDVKKTLEGQDAVIIILGTRTDLSPTTMMSEGTRNILEVMKARGIRKVIACMSAFLLWDRAKVPPRLVPVTEDHDRMYTVLKESGLDYVAVMPPHIAGDKPLTEKYTVTENMLKGRVISKYDLGHFFVKCLSISEWDGKTVGVCGEYS
- the sertad3 gene encoding SERTA domain-containing protein 3, with translation MVAKGQKRKLHGEDEGGGSAWESQLQSVLDISMDKFHRDQALVEPCLLRSVLINNTLRQVQSEVRAQVESLSAVNIPTKLKPEPDFPQLSPPAEHNAPLFSANAENTEDEFMAWTSEEDFSLSSAISAILKDLDTVIDAGQGPCASQRAPLSSLENLTQYPLRTERTSDIASSIKTEVMSPGCPQDGALDKFLLDIDASVFEPEVNLLQGFSVTADDLVKYLPSLSKSPSASSSSSLVSHSQATWEIQELEHVMDILMRTYPQS